In uncultured Desulfuromonas sp., the genomic stretch GGTGACCGCGAATTCCTCGTTGCGGTCAATGAAGATCGGTTCCAGCAGGTTGACTTCCTTGGCGACATAGGTTTCTACATCGGCAAGAAAAGCGGCATAAATTTCCTGATTGATCTTGAGATCAAAATCCTTGGTCAGTCCGACTCCGCTACCGAAGCGGCAGGGTCCTTCGAAAACGTAGTCATGGTGCATGGCTACAAAGACTGGTTTGACATTTAACTTTACATCTAACGTCCGTTCGATCGACATAACAACACTCCTTTTGTGTGATAGCTGGTCATCCAGCTGGCTTTGTCGTCCTTGGCCTGGTATATTACCGAATGCAACATTGAATTCAGTATTGAATTCAATGTTGCATTCGGAGTGTTCGAAGTCAAGAAATTTTCGAGCTATATGGGATAGGTCGGATCGGTAACAATCTGTTTCCGAGACGGAAAATCACCGCCAAGATGGCCTGTTCTTGCGGCTTACTGAAAATTATTATATAAACCGCAGGCAGCTGTTTTTTCTTTTATGCCATCGGCAGGAAGGAAAACTGGAGGCTGCAGACAAGGAGAAGTGAATGCAGGAAGACTCGCTAGAAGTTCAAACCTATCTCAAAATCAGGAACATGATGCTCAACTTCGAACTGATCCCCGGCCAGCGGTTGGTGATCAGCGAGTTAGCCGAGCAACTCGGGGTCAGTCGTACTCCGGTGAAGATTGCGGTGATCATGCTGTACAAGGAGGGGTACCTCGATTATTTGGCCCGCAAAAGTTATTATATGGTCCATCAACTCACCAAAGAGGAGCATGATCAGTTGCATGATTTCCGGCGCTTTCTGGAACTCGGTGCCGCAGAAAAGGCTATCATCAACATCACCCCGGAAAGCCTGCAGGAGATGGAGCACCGGGCTCAGGTCATCAGGGAGACTGCTGCGTCGGACGATCATCGCCTGCGCTTCACTCTGGAACTGAATTTTCATTCATTGATTCTTGAACTCAGTGAAAACCGGTATATCCTGGACACCTTCCGTGACACCTTTCAGCGGTTTTTTATGCGCCGCCACATCAGCCGTCACTACGGTGCTCGCTACGAAGAGTTTTTGAATGAGCACGATGCCATTGTCGAGGCTTTCCGCAGTGAAGATATCGTCCGGGTCCGCGAGGCCCTGCTTGAGCATATCAACAACGGCAAAGAGTTTATTGATTCCATCTATTTCTGATCTCCGGTTCCCGCCGCCAGATGCCCAAGGAAGAGCGCATGAAGAGCGCAGGGGACGTTGTTGATATTTTGACATTCTAAAAAGACCTTTTCTTCTGCCGTGGCACCGAAGACAGCATATGCAAATCAAAAGGAGACCAATCGGTCACCTCAGAGAAACAACAAAGCCCGCATCAAGTTTGATGCGGGCTTTGTTGTTTCTCTAACGAGCAATCATCTTCGTGGTCTGACTCAACTTGAAGCGAGACAACATGGTATGTAATTGATCGGCCTGCGACGAGAGCTGCTCGGCAGCGGCGGCACTCTCTTCGGCACTGACCGTATTGAGTTGCGTGACCTGATCAATCTGATCCAGCCCTTGTGAAATCTGGCTGACGCCGTCGGTCTGCTCGTTGGACGCCTGAGCGATTTCATCGGCCAAATCCGTGACCTTGGTGACACGCTGCATGATCTCGTTGAGAGCGTCGGCGGTTTCGGCGGCGATGTGGCTGCCGCTTTGCGCTTTACCCACGGAGTTTTTAATCATCTCGGTGGTTTCGTGAGCGGCCTTGGTGCAGCGGGCGGCGAGGTTGCGGACTTCTTCGGCGACCACGGCAAAGCCTTTGCCGTGCTGTCCGGCACGGGCCGCCTCAACGGCGGCATTGAGCGCCAGCAGATTGGTTTGGAAGGCGATCTCGTCAATGACTTTGATGATCTTGGAGATGTTGGCGCTGGATTCGTTGATGGCATCCATGGCGCTGATCATCTCGGCCATGCTGGTGTTGCCCTGTTCGGCAGCGGCTTTGGTTTCTCCGGCCAACACACTGGCCTGATGGGCGTTGTCGGCATTGTGACGAATCTGGGCACCGATCTCGGTCATGGAGGAGGCAATCTCTTCGAGAGAACTGGCCTGTTCGGTGGCCCCTTGTGACAAGGTCTGGCTGCTGGCGGCAACCTCGGAGCTGCCGGAGGAGATCTGGTCACTGGTGGAGTGGACCAGCTCAAGCACTTGAATCATGCTGGCATTGGTTTTGGCCAGCGGCTGTTTGATCAGGCCGTTGGCTTCAAAGGTGAAATCACCGGCGGCCAGTTTCTCGAATGCGGTGATCACTTCGTGTTGCAAGTTGTCGGCAAAGGCGTCCATGGCTGCGGCCATTTCCCCCAGTTCATCGTTGCGCTGCAGATTGATGCGGCTGTCGAGGTCGCCTTGCTCCAGTGCGGTGAGCATGGCAATCGCGTGCTGAATGGGGCGTGTTGTGGAGCGGGCCAGCAGGACGGCTACGCCGACAATGGCGATCAGGCACAGGCCGCCGAGAATGGAAACCAGCCATTTAAGGTGGGTGAGTTCGGCAAAGGCCTCGGCCACGTGAATCTCGGAGAGCAGCGCCCATGTTGTTGTGCCGATTTGCAACGGTGTATAGGCGGATAACACCGGTTGGCCGTTGTCGTCGGTGATGATTTGCGTGCCGGTGGCGCCAGAGAGGGCGAGACGGGTTGCTTCCGTGTCGACTTGCCCCAGCTGCGGATTGGCAAACGCCGCGCGCACGGAATGGTTTTGGGCGTCAAGATGGGAATCTGAGCGCATCAGTTTGTCTTTCCCCACCAGATACGATTCACCGGTTTCGCCGAGGCCGGAACGTTCGGTCATGATGGCATTGAGGGTGTCGATGGGAAACTGAAACATGGCCACACCGATTTTGGTGTCGCCGTCAAAGATGGGGCAGGCAATGAATCCGGCCGGGTCGTTATAGGATGGGAAATAGCGGGCATAATCAACCAGAACCACGTGGTCTTTGCGGGTAGAGGCATTGGCGCTTCGAAATGCTTCGCCGAAGTTGGTCTGGGCATAGGGTCCGTTGAGCAGCGAGGTGCTGTAGTCGAGTTCCTTGAACACGGAATAGACAATGTTTCCGGTCGCGGAATCGACCAGAAAGATGTCGTAATAGCCGAACCGCTGCAAAAAATTGCGAAATATCGGGTGGAACCGGCCATGCAGGGCACTGTAACGCGATTGATCGTCGGCTTGGTCGAGTTTCTCTTTGGCGCCGAGCGGGTTGCGGTTGGCGCGAATGTAGTGATATTGCAGAGCGATGGATTCATCGTCGAGCTTTGAGAAAAGCTGCGACACATCAGGAGCCGCGCCGTTGTTGCGCTTGCGGTATTCGGCGGCAAATTCCTGGCGGTAATAGCTGCCAAGCTGGTCGCGCATGGTGGTGATATCGTCGGCGGTGTAATGATTGTCGGCGATCATGTCGGCGGCGGCTTGTTTGAATTGCGCCATGGCTTCGACCACCATGCGGTCTTCGGCAAACGACAGCATCTGGTTGGTCACGGTTTCAAAGTAGCGCTGCACCGAAGCGCGCTTGGTGTCGCGAACGCTTTCCAGATGGTGAAAGGCGGATTCCGAGAACGAGGAGGAAGCGTTGTGCAGATAGACACCGGCGAGAATGGCAAACGGGACAAGCCCGGCAAGAAAAAAGGCGAGAAAAAGTTTGGTTCCGAATTTCATCTGAATCTCCATTGATTAAATATACGGCAACATTGCATGATCTCAGGGGGCTGCTGTGACCCGTGAGATAATTTAACTTTAATGGTATGCAGGCTGAATAATATAGATCAGTGGTCTAATCTCTGACAACAATTTAGTTAGAAATATGCGATATGGTAAATTTGTCGCGTTTCTCCGGGCTTGCGGGCGGTGTCGAAGTTCGGGGCTCGATCATTCACGGAGAACGTGACCAGAACGATAAGTTTTATGTCAAAAACCACAACATGTTGTGAATCCGCTTGACACACACCACAATCTCAGATAAAGGTAACCAAAAATATCCACATTGAAATGTGGACGTCATATTGGATCACGGTGCCCAACGGGAGTTTAAATATCTCCTGAGGCTTGATAGGGAAGAGGGGTGCAACTCCCCCGCGGACCCGCCGCTGTAAACGTGGACAACAGGCTCCATGCCACTGGTTTAACCGGGAAGGCGCCTGAAGGATGAAGCGTAAGCCAGAAGACCTGCCTGATCCCAACACTCAATGATTCCTCGTGGTAAAGGGAGAGTGACGCATGCATCCGGATTTTAAATACGCGAAGTCCGCAGGGAGCTTTGGCCCCTGCGGACTTTTGCGTTTCCGGTGCTGACTGTCTCCTGTGCCGCGGTTTAACCTGATGAAGGAGCAGTCGATGCCAGAGACCGAACACGCCCACCAGCTTGCCAGTGTCGTATTACCCACCAAAGTCGTGAAACGCGACGGCACCAGCGTGCCGTTTGACAGCGAACGGATTCGCTTTGCCATTGCCCGTGCCGGCAAAGTGACCGGTGAATTCGATGAGAGTGAAGCCGCTCTGCTTACCCAGCAGACCCTTAAGGTGTTGCGCCACCGTTTTCCCTCTCAGGCTCCCAAGGTTGAACAGATTCAGGATGTGGTCGAGCAGACGCTGATCTCCGCCAACCATTTCGCCACGCTACGTGCCTATGTGGTCTATCGTGAGCAGCATCAGAAGCTGCGTCAGGACCAGAAAACCGTGGTTGATGTGGCGTCGTCGATCAATGAATATCTCGATCAGTCGGACTGGCGGGTCAATGCCAACGCCAATCAGGGCTATTCGCTCGGCGGGCTGATCCTCAATATCTCCGGCAAAGTCACGGCCAACTACTGGCTCAACCACGTCTATGCCCCGGAACTGGGCGAGGCGCACCGTGACGGCAGTCTGCATGTTCACGATCTCGATATGCTGTCCGGCTACTGCGCCGGCTGGTCGTTGCGTATGCTGCTGCAGGAAGGCTTTAACGGCGTGCCCGATAAAGTCGAAGCGGCACCGCCGCGCCATCTGTCCAGCGTCATCGGTCAGATCGTCAACTTTCTCGGTACGTTGCAGAACGAATGGGCCGGAGCCCAGGCGTTCAGCTCGTTTGATACCTATCTGGCCGCGTTTGTGCGCAAGGACAACCTGAGTTACGACGAGGTCAAACAGCAGATGCAGGAGTTGATCTTCAACCTCAACGTGCCGTCGCGTTGGGGCACGCAGACCCCGTTTACCAACCTGACCTTTGACTGGACCTGCCCGGATGATCTGAAAACCCAGGTGCCGGTGATCGGTGGCGAGGAGATGCCGTTCACCTACGGTGAATTGCAGGACGAGATGGATCTGATCAACCGCGCCTACATTGAGGTGATGACCAATGGCGATGACAAGGGGCGGGTGTTCACCTTTCCCATCCCCACCTACAACATGACGCCGGATTTTCCGTGGGAGAGCGAAAACGCCGAGCGGCTGTTCAGCATGACCGCCAAGTACGGCCTGCCGTATTTCCAGAATTTCCTCAATTCGGAGCTGCAACCCAACATGGTGCGCTCCATGTGCTGCCGCTTACAGCTCGACTTGCGCGAACTGCTCAAACGCGGCAACGGTCTGTTCGGTTCCGCCGAGCAGACCGGTTCCATCGGTGTCGTCACCATCAACTGCGCCCGACTTGGCTATCAGTTTGCCGGAGATGAGGCCGGATTGCTCGCCCATCTTGACGAACTTCTTGAATTGGCGCGCACCAGCCTGGAAGTTAAACGCAAAACCATTCAGCGTCAGATGGATCAGGGCCTGTTCCCCTACACGCGACGGTATCTCGGCACCCTGCGCAACCATTTCTCCACCATCGGTGTCAATGGTCTTAACGAGATGATCCGCAATTTCACCGGCGATCAGGACAACATCACCAGCGAAGCGGGACAGGCGTTTGCCATCCGCTTCATGGATCATGTGCGGCAACGCATGGTGGAGTATCAGGAGCAGACGGGCCACATGTACAACCTCGAAGCCACCCCGGCGGAAGGCACCACCTACCGCTTTGCCCGCGAAGATAAAAAGCGCTTTCCGGATATGATCCAGGCCGGGACAACCGATGCACCGTTTTACACCAACTCATCACAATTGCCGGTGGGTTTCAGTGATGATCCGTTCGAAGCGCTGGAGCTGCAGGAAACCCTGCAACGCAAATACACCGGCGGCACCGTGTTTCACATGTACATGGGCGAGCCCATCGGCAGCCCCGAAGCCTGCCGTAAGCTGGTCAAACGGGTGCTGGAAAATTACCGCATCCCCTATTTGACCATTACGCCGACATTCTCCATCTGCCCGAAACACGGCTATCTGGCTGGAGAGCATCCGTTTTGTCCGTTGTGTGATGAGGAGTTGGAGAGCAGTCGAAAGACAGCTTGAATTGAAAGTGAGTTTTGTTGCTTATGGGAACTTTATCCGGGGGCGTGACATGGTACGCACGTGACGTGGGCTTCCGCGTCCACACGTCGGGTTCCTTTTGCGTCGTCAAAAGGAACCGAAAAACGACTCCCAAGGGGCTGTCATCAATCAGGCTTCACGAAGTTGTTGCAGATCTTTTTCACGTCAGCAGCGTTATCGGTCGTCGCCATAGAATCACTATGGCTCCTCCCTCTGCCTTGCTGACGCAAAAAATTTCAAGCAACAGCTCTCGTTCACCTGATCAATAACAACCCCAATGCGCCCTACGGGTTCCCTCGGTGCTAAGCTGGGGTGCAAAATAACCCACAGGCGTAGGGCGGGCACCGTCCCGCCCGTTAGATCGGTGCCACACCAGAGATAAAGAAAGACGAAAGAGCGTTATCACGGTTTTACGCCAAGGATGATGAGTCGCACGATTCGTCGACCTAAAGGGCGGCGAGCCGGATAAGCAAAGCATCACGGAAATCGACTCAGTGTCGGTGAATCCAGGTTCAGGAGAAGTTCAGCCGGTTTTTGCATCCTTTTGAGCGGCAAGTCAAAAGGATGTCGCCTGCCGGGGCGAAACCCGGCGACTTTGACCGGAACGTGAGCACAGTCAATTTTGTCATCGAAAAGAGCATCTGTAGGAGCGAATTTATTCGCGAATGATTCTGGTTATTGATCCTTATCATAGGGGGGAATTCGCGGCTGAAGCCGCTCCTACAAGAGACAATTTCAATGATGCTGAAGTACTAGACCTTAACCAAACAACGAAAAAAAAGGAGCCAAACCATGAAAGAAAACCAAAATCAGATTGATGACAGCCAACGCCAACCCTGCGAAGTCTGGACCCGCGTCATGGGCTACCATCGTCCCGTCAGTTCCTTCAACTCCGGTAAAAAATCGGAACACCACCAACGCTGCTTCTTCAACGAAGAACGCACCCGTTGAGTTCCGCTTTACAGGTGGGCGGCCTGACCCGCTGCACCACCATCGATTTCCCCGGTGAACTGGCGGCAGTGGTCTATTGCCAGGGTTGTCCCTGGCAATGCCACTACTGCCACAATGCCGCACTGATCCCGGACCAGGGCCAACAACAGCTCGATTGGCAACAGGTGGTGGCGTTTATTCACCAACGTCGCGGATTGCTCGACGGCATCGTGTTCAGTGGCGGTGAACCCACCGCGCAAACAGCGCTGCTTGATGCCATGCGCACCGTCAAAGAGCTGGGCATGAAAGTGGCCCTGCACACCAATGGTGCGTATCCCGACCGCCTGCGGGCTCTGTTGCCGCTGTGCAACTGGGTGGGCATGGATCTGAAAGCACCGTTTGACGACTACGAAACGATCACCAAATGTCCCGCCAGTGGAGAACAGGCACGGCAAAGCGCGGAGCTGTTGCGCGCCAGCGGTGTCGCTCACCAGTTTCGTACGACCGTGGCTCCGCTTTTGAAGCGCAACGGTCGTATTGAAGCCATGCAGCAGATGGTGAAAAGCTGGGGGGAAGAGCTGGTGCTGCAACAGCAACGCTAAGGGCGTGCTTCCAACTGAAAACGCCTCCTTCATTTACTTCCCGGCTTTTGGCAAGACAACGAAGACCTTGACAGGAACGTAAGCCATGAACCTTTGCGTCAACATCCCATGACCCCGCCCGCCACGTTTTTCAGATCGATACCGATTGAGGTGCCGCTGAAAATGATCCTGACCCGCCTCGGCTACAGCAGCCGAAAAACGGTCCTGACTGCCAGTCAACGCGACACGCTGGAACAAACCATTGGCGACAGTTTTGCGTTGTGTGAGGCGCAAGGGTGCTGGCGACGTGTGGCAATTGTAGAAAAAAATGAAGACGAGGTGGTACTGGCCGAGGGTCAGGTGCTGAAAAGCCGCTCGCTGGCCAAGTTGCTCAGCCACAGCAACGCCGTAGTGCTGATGGCGACCACCGTCGGTCCGGCCATTGTCGAGGCGGCTGCAGACGCCGTTGCTCGCGGCGACGGTGCCACCGCGGTAATCCTTGATGCGGTGGGTGGGCAGAGCGCCGATGCGGCCATGAACTGGATTAACGAATTTGTCCGCGGTCAGCTAAGCCGTAGCGCAGAGCGGCTCACGGGCCAGAGGTTCTCGCCGGGATACGGTGATTTCAGCCTCGACAATCAGAAACTGTTTTTCGATCTGCTCGAACTGGAGCGTCTCGGTTTGACCCTGACGTCGCGCGCCATGCTGGTTCCGGAAAAATCGGTCACTGCCGTGGCGGGCATCGAACCGGCATTGTCCATGGAAACCACGCCATGAACCGTCTTGAATTCGCGCGCCTTGTCAGGCAACGGCCGTTAATAATCGCCGCCGATGCGCTCTGCGCCGAAGAGGGCAAACCGTGCCCGGTAACCGCTCTGCTGCAAGAGTTTGCATCGGTTGCCGCCGCGCTGCGCAGCGACCGAGAGGCCGGTTGTGCTCTGGTGTGCTGCCCGTCAGCGGCAGCTAACCGTTTTCGGCTGGCGGACGCTGGTCAAGGCGATGAAACCGGTGCCATCAACCGGGAACTGATGCGCCGCTGCCGCGAGAGTGTGGGTGACCTGCCGGTTTTCGCCACTTGCGGGCCAACCGGCCAACGCATTGAGCCGTTTGGCCCGCTTGATTTTGATGATGCCGTGGCCTGTTATGCGGAACAGGCCACGGCACTGGTCGAAGGCGGAGCGGAAGGGTTTTTCCTTACCGGTATGGGTGAGATTCAGGAAGCCCGTGCCGCGCTGATCGCGTTGCGCGAAGGTGGCGATGACCTGGCAGTGCTTGTTGAGATTGTCATCGACGGCGGCGGGTGTATGACAAGCGGCACCGATCCGCTTACCGCCCTGGTGACGCTGCAGTCGTTGGGGGCCGACGCTGTCGGCTTTCGTGGCACTGACAGCGCCGTTGACCTGGAGGCGATCATCGCCCGCGTCAAGCCTTCGGCCACGGTGCCGCTCTATGCACGCCCCGCAACCCCGGATGACGCGGAACAGTACGCGACCACAGGGGCGGCCTGTGTTCAGGCCGGAGCCAACCTGATCGGTGTCGATCCCGGTGCCACCTCCGGGCATGTGGCGGCGCTGGCCCACCGGTTGCGCGAGCTTGCGCCGCCGATGGTGGTGACAAGCGCTGTTAGCGCCGTGTCGTCGAGCCGTGGGACGGCCTTTCTCGGCCCGGATCATCCGTTTGCCGTGGTCGGCGAACGGATCAATCCCACCGGCAAAAAGGCATTACAACAAAGTTTGCGCGACGGCAGCCTTGATCTGGTGCGGCAGTTTGCCGTTGAGCAGGAGCAGCGGCACGCCACGGTGCTCGATGTCAACATGGGGCTGTCCGGTATTGACGAAATGGCGATGATGCTCAACGCGGTGGGGGTGCTCTCGCAACTGACGCCGCTGCCGCTGTGCATCGACACCACCCGACCGGAGGTGGTTGAAGCGGCTCTGCGGCGATATCCGGGGCGGGCGCTGGTCAATTCCGTGTCCGGCGAGCGTGAGCGGATCGAAAAGACCCTGCCGGTCGCGGCCAAGTATGGCGCCATGTTCATTGTTTTGCCGTTGACCGACGCCGGTATCCCGCCGACGGTAAAAGAGCGGATCGCCGTGATTGACACGGTGATGACGGCGGCGGCGCGCTATGGCTGCACGGTGGACGATATCGCGGTGGACGGCCTGGTCATGACCATCAGTTCCAATCCCGAAGCCGCCCGCCAGACCCTGGATCTCATCTCATGGTGTTCCGAAACGCTGCAGGCCAATACCATTGTCGGTTTGTCCAACGTCTCCTTCGGCATGCCCGAGCGGCCATGGATCAACGGCGCGTTTCTCGGCATGGCCATGGGCCGGGGTCTGACCATGGCCATTGCCAACCCGGCGTCGGATCGCATTATGGCCACGGTACAGGCCTATAACGCCCTGTGCGGCCATGACCTCGGCATGCTGCTGCGTCGCGGAGCCTTTAGCGGAGGGCCGTCATGACAAAAGAAGCGTTTAGACAACGGCTGCGCGACACGGTGCTGGTGCTGGACGGTGCCACCGGCACGGAGTTGGCCCTGCGCGGTATGCCCGCCGGGGTGTCTCCTGAAGCCTGGGTGCTCGACCATCCGGATGTGATGCAGGAAATTCAGCAGGCCTATGTGGCCGCCGGCAGCGATGCAGTGTATTCCTGCACCTTTGGCGGCAACCGTTTCAAACTGCAGGAGTTCGGCCTTGAGGCACGAACGGCCGAGATCAACACCGCCCTGGCGCGCATTTCGCGGCAGGCCGTGGGCGATCGGGCACTGGTCTTTGGCGACCTGGCTCCGACCGGCCTGTTTGTTGAGCCGTTCGGCGATCTCCCCTTTGACGCCGCCGTTGCCGCCTATGCCGAACAGGCGCGGGCGCTGGTGGCCGGCGGTGTTGACGGCTTTGTCATCGAAACCATGATGGATCTGCAAGAGGCGCGCGCCGCGCTGATTGGCGTGCGGGAAACCTGCGATTTGCCGGTGATGGTCAGCATGACCTTTGGCACCGACGGTCGTACCCTTAACGGCAGCGATCCGCTGTCAGCGCTGATTACCCTGCAATCCCTTGGTGCCGATGCTGTCGGCTGCAACTGTTCCACCGGGCCGCAGGACATGGCCAAGGTGATCGCCACCATGAAACCCTATGCCACCGTGCCGCTGCTGGCCAAACCCAATGCCGGTATGCCGCGTCTGGTCAACGGTGTCACCACCTTTGACATGGCGGCAAAGGAATTTGGCGGCCACATGCCGCGTCTCGTTGAAGCGGGCGCGGCGATACTCGGCGGCTGTTGCGGCACCAATCCCGATTACATTCAAGCCCTCAAACACAGCACTGCGGACCTGACGCCGCTGGCAATAGTTCCGCAGCGATACACGGCTGTCTCTTCGTACCGGGAAACGGTGTGTTTCGGCAACGATCTGCCCCTGACCGTGTTCGGTGGCAAAATCAACCCGTCCGGCAATCCGACCCTGACGCAGCGGCTGCGCAACGCCGACATGGCGTGGGTACGCAAAATGGCCCAGGAACAGGCGCGCCACGGAGCGGCGATCATCGATATCAATGTCCATGCGGCGGGTGTCGATGAAGCCGCGATTCTGCGGGCGGCGGTGCTGTCGGCAACGAAAGGGTGCGGCAAACCGGTGGCCGTGGATACCGTCGATGTTGACGCGGCAGCGCAGGCTCTGCGGGTGTTTCCGGGGCGTGGCATCGTCAACAGCGTCTGCGCCAAACAAGACGCCATGGAAGCGATGTGCGCGGTTGCCGCACGCTATGGCGCCGTGATCGTCTGCATGCCGGTGGATGACTCCGGCGGGGGCGGCACCGGCGGCGGAACGGCTGAGGCCATTGCCCGCATCGAAAAAATTATCGCCTGCGCCGAGCACTACGGCATTGCCCGCCACGATTGCCTGGTGGACTGCCTGGTGTTTACCGCGGCGGCCGGTCCGGCCGCCCATCGGCGCAGTCTGGAACTGATCGACTGGTGCGCCCGGCGCGGGGTGAACTCTCTGGCGGGCATCTCCAACCTCAGCTACGCTCTGCAGACGCCCCAATGGTTTGATGGCACGTTTCTCAGTATGGCGGCCGGTCGCGGCCTGACCGCAGCCTTTATCGATACGGCCTGCGATGCCACGGTCAACAGCGTCTACGCCCTCGATGCGTTGGCCGGACGGGATGCGCGTATGGCACGTTATATCGCCCGTTTCAGTTCCCAAGGCGGCGCTGGCGCGGCGGTAAAAACGACCACCCGTACGGCTGCGGAACGGGTGTTTGACGCCGTGGTCAGCGGCGATGAAGAGGGGATGGAGCAGGCGATTCATCAGGCTCTTGACGTCGGCGAGTTACCCCGCACTCTGGTGGACGACCGGCTGATCCCGGCCATCAATCTGGTGGGCGACAAATTCGACCGCAAGGAATATTTTCTGCCCCAGCTGATCACCTGCGCCGACACCATGCGCAAAGGCTTCAGCGTGCTGCAGCCGTTTCTCGATGCCGCCAGTGAAGCGCCGGGGCGTAAAGGCGCCAAGGTGGTGCTGGCTACGGTGCAGGGCGATATCCACGATATCGGTAAAAACATCGTCGCCCTGATGCTCAATAATTACAATTTCGACGTCATTGACCTGGGCAAGGATGTGGCGGCCGAAGACATCATCCGTGCCGCGAAACACCATGGCGCCGATATCATCGCTTTGTCTGCGTTGATGACCACGACCATGGTGGAGATGAAAAAAGTGATCGATCTGGCTCGCCGCGAAGGGCTGGAGCGGGTGCGTTTCATGGTCGGCGGGGCTGTCGTCGACCAGCATTATGCCGATGAAATCGGTGCCAGCGGTTACGCCGGTGATGCCATCGGCGCTGTGCGCCTGGCCCAGCAGTTCAGTGAAAACGTGCCACCCGTTGACTCCTCAGCAAAGGACGACAGTCATGCACAGGACACTTAAAAATCACACCGCAATCACGCTGTTGGTCAAAAAACTGGCCGATGGTCGCCCGCTCGACCCGGCTGACATCCGTTTCCAGTGCAAGTCGGTGATTTATACCTGCTTCGAGATGGGCATTGAACCGTTTCAGCTGCCGATCGCCGATCATTATGCCGGGAGTCTGTCCGGTGCACAAAAGCGGCTTTTTTGGCAGCGCTATCTGGCGATGCAACTCGATGGCACAACCCGCCGGGAAATTGTCCCGCACGTTGACGACGCACCGAATTGGTCGATGTTATTGCGTCTGGTTGATGACATCGTCGCCCGACAAAACGTCTGAAACAGCAATTATCTACTGGAATTTTATGACGAATCCTGTTATTGCTTTTGGCCTGGATTCGTGAGGGACGCAGACTCGCCGTTGTGACACTTAAGGTGCGCGGCACATATTTATTCCTGATGACTGTGCTCTTGCTCCGTTCATCTTTTGATTCAGGTTTGACCCCATTGGGGAACATCGGCGGGCAAAAGGACCGCAGCTCCCTTGGAAAATAATAAATATCGGATCACGGTGCCCGCCAGGGTGAAAAGGGAAGAGGGGTGACGCTCACAGAGCCATTCCCCCGCGGACCCGCCGCTGTAAGCGAGGACAAAGGGCAACCACGTCACTGATCGCCAGGATCGGGAAGACTGCCCGGAGGATGAATCGCGAGCCAGAAGACCTGCCTGATCCAGACACTCGAAAAAGCCCGAGGGTAAAGGGCGAGTGATGATACGAACCGACTTTGAATACGGAAAGTCCGTTTGCGCTTTGGCGCAAGCGGACTTTTTTTATGGCTGTTTGTTGACTCCCGACGCCGTGAGGTTCGGTGCGGGAGACTGGTTTAGGCAATTTCGTAGCAAAACCGGGACTG encodes the following:
- a CDS encoding dihydropteroate synthase, producing the protein MNRLEFARLVRQRPLIIAADALCAEEGKPCPVTALLQEFASVAAALRSDREAGCALVCCPSAAANRFRLADAGQGDETGAINRELMRRCRESVGDLPVFATCGPTGQRIEPFGPLDFDDAVACYAEQATALVEGGAEGFFLTGMGEIQEARAALIALREGGDDLAVLVEIVIDGGGCMTSGTDPLTALVTLQSLGADAVGFRGTDSAVDLEAIIARVKPSATVPLYARPATPDDAEQYATTGAACVQAGANLIGVDPGATSGHVAALAHRLRELAPPMVVTSAVSAVSSSRGTAFLGPDHPFAVVGERINPTGKKALQQSLRDGSLDLVRQFAVEQEQRHATVLDVNMGLSGIDEMAMMLNAVGVLSQLTPLPLCIDTTRPEVVEAALRRYPGRALVNSVSGERERIEKTLPVAAKYGAMFIVLPLTDAGIPPTVKERIAVIDTVMTAAARYGCTVDDIAVDGLVMTISSNPEAARQTLDLISWCSETLQANTIVGLSNVSFGMPERPWINGAFLGMAMGRGLTMAIANPASDRIMATVQAYNALCGHDLGMLLRRGAFSGGPS
- a CDS encoding homocysteine S-methyltransferase family protein; protein product: MTKEAFRQRLRDTVLVLDGATGTELALRGMPAGVSPEAWVLDHPDVMQEIQQAYVAAGSDAVYSCTFGGNRFKLQEFGLEARTAEINTALARISRQAVGDRALVFGDLAPTGLFVEPFGDLPFDAAVAAYAEQARALVAGGVDGFVIETMMDLQEARAALIGVRETCDLPVMVSMTFGTDGRTLNGSDPLSALITLQSLGADAVGCNCSTGPQDMAKVIATMKPYATVPLLAKPNAGMPRLVNGVTTFDMAAKEFGGHMPRLVEAGAAILGGCCGTNPDYIQALKHSTADLTPLAIVPQRYTAVSSYRETVCFGNDLPLTVFGGKINPSGNPTLTQRLRNADMAWVRKMAQEQARHGAAIIDINVHAAGVDEAAILRAAVLSATKGCGKPVAVDTVDVDAAAQALRVFPGRGIVNSVCAKQDAMEAMCAVAARYGAVIVCMPVDDSGGGGTGGGTAEAIARIEKIIACAEHYGIARHDCLVDCLVFTAAAGPAAHRRSLELIDWCARRGVNSLAGISNLSYALQTPQWFDGTFLSMAAGRGLTAAFIDTACDATVNSVYALDALAGRDARMARYIARFSSQGGAGAAVKTTTRTAAERVFDAVVSGDEEGMEQAIHQALDVGELPRTLVDDRLIPAINLVGDKFDRKEYFLPQLITCADTMRKGFSVLQPFLDAASEAPGRKGAKVVLATVQGDIHDIGKNIVALMLNNYNFDVIDLGKDVAAEDIIRAAKHHGADIIALSALMTTTMVEMKKVIDLARREGLERVRFMVGGAVVDQHYADEIGASGYAGDAIGAVRLAQQFSENVPPVDSSAKDDSHAQDT
- a CDS encoding vitamin B12 dependent-methionine synthase activation domain-containing protein, with the protein product MTPPATFFRSIPIEVPLKMILTRLGYSSRKTVLTASQRDTLEQTIGDSFALCEAQGCWRRVAIVEKNEDEVVLAEGQVLKSRSLAKLLSHSNAVVLMATTVGPAIVEAAADAVARGDGATAVILDAVGGQSADAAMNWINEFVRGQLSRSAERLTGQRFSPGYGDFSLDNQKLFFDLLELERLGLTLTSRAMLVPEKSVTAVAGIEPALSMETTP